A DNA window from Arachis duranensis cultivar V14167 chromosome 3, aradu.V14167.gnm2.J7QH, whole genome shotgun sequence contains the following coding sequences:
- the LOC107478445 gene encoding 3-deoxy-manno-octulosonate cytidylyltransferase, mitochondrial encodes MAFCPSPSSSSSSSDSSSSSSSPFESSNSAKFWILHGIMAGVAVAAAVGARAYWTRVKKFRNRVVGIIPARFASTRFQGKPLVEILGKPMIQRTWERAKLAATLDQVVVATDDEKIAECCRKFGADVVMTSESCRNGTERCSEALEKLGKNYDIVVNIQGDEPLIEPEIIDGIVKALQATPDAVFSTAVTSLKPEDALDPNRVKCVVDNRGYAIYFSRGLIPFNKSGKVNQQFPYLLHLGIQSYDTKFLKIYPDLQPTPLQLEEDLEQLKVLENGYKMKVIKVNHEAHGVDIPEDVQKIESLMRERNLS; translated from the exons ATGGCCTTTTGCCCATCgccttcgtcttcttcttcttcctctgattcTTCATCCTCGTCTTCCTCGCCGTTTGAGTCTTCCAACAGTGCAAAGTTCTGGATCCTCCATGGCATTATGGCCGGAGTTGCAGTTGCTGCTGCGGTCGGTGCTCGCGCCTACTGGACTCGGGTCAAGAAATTCCGGAACCGGGTTGTCGGCATCATACCCGCCCGATTTGCTTCTACCCGGTTTCAGGGAAAGCCTCTCGTTGAGATTCTTGGTAAACCTATGATCCAG AGGACATGGGAAAGGGCAAAGCTGGCAGCCACGTTGGATCAAGTTG TTGTGGCAACTGATGATGAAAAGATTGCTGAGTGCTGTCGAAAGTTTGGAGCTGATGTTGTAATGACATCTGAGTCTTGTCGAAATG GTACTGAGCGCTGCAGTGAAGCCCTAGAGAAGCTTGGTAAAAACTATGATATTGTTGTCAACATTCAGGGTGATGAACCTCTTATTGAACCTGAAATAATTGATGGCATTGTCAAAGCTTTGCAG GCAACTCCAGATGCGGTGTTCAGTACTGCAGTCACATCTTTAAAGCCAGAAGATGCACTTGATCCGAATAGAGTGAAATGTGTCGTAGATAATCGTGGTTATGCTATCTATTTTTCACGAGGATtgatcccattcaacaa GTCGGGAAAAGTCAATCAACAATTTCCTTATTTGCTTCATCTGGGGATACAG AGCTATGATACAAAGTTTCTGAAGATATATCCAGATCTTCAGCCTACTCCATTGCAACTTGAGGAAGATTTGGAACAGCTTAAAGTTCTCGAGAACGGCTATAAGATGAAG GTAATAAAAGTTAACCACGAGGCCCATGGTGTTGACATTCCAGAAGATGTTCAAAAGATAGAATCTCTAATGCGTGAGAGGAACTTGTCTTGA